The following nucleotide sequence is from Pasteurella multocida.
CTCTTAAGTTATTTTTTGCGTAGAATTTGCGACCTATTTATATGAATTTTTGAAGTGCTAAATGAACAAAAACATGAAAGCACTAGTATAGCGGAGTATATATGTACGCAGTTTTTCAAAGTGGCGGTAAACAACACCGAGTAAGCGAAGGACAAGTAGTTCGTTTAGAAAAACTTGAAGTTGCAACTGGTGAAACAGTTGAGTTTGACTCAGTGTTAATGATCGTTAACGGTGAAGATGTTAAAATTGGTGCCCCAGTTGTTGCTGGTGGTAAAGTGGTGGCAGAAGTTGTTGCACACGGTCGTGGCGATAAAGTAAAAATCGTTAAGTTCCGTCGTCGTAAACATAGCCGTAAACAACAAGGTCATCGTCAGTGGTTCACAGAAGTGAAAATCACTGGGATTCAAGCATAATTTCAGAGGAGATCAAGTAGATGGCAACTAAAAAAGCTGGTGGTTCAACTCGTAACGGTCGTGATTCTGAAGCTAAACGCCTTGGTGTTAAACGTTTCGGCGGAGAATCTGTATTAGCGGGTAGCATTATCGTTCGTCAACGTGGTACGAAGTTCCACGCAGGTTCAAACGTAGGTATGGGACGTGACCATACTTTATTTGCGACAGCTGACGGTAAAGTCAAATTTGAAGTTAAAGGCGAGAAAAATCGCAAATATGTCAGCATCATCGCTGAATAATTTCAAATTTAGAAATAGAAAAACGCCTCGCACAAGTTGCGGGGCGTTTTCGTAGAAGTCTCTTATGAAACAGCAGCCTCTGCTAGGATTCCTTTTTGCGTTTACTGCCGCATGTATGTGGGGATCTTTACCGATTGCGTTACAGCAATTATTAAACATTATGGATGCACAAACGGTTGTGTGGTTCCGTTTTGCTGTGGCTGCCATTGGATTATTTTTTATCCTCAAACTGACAAAAAGATTACCCCATTGGACAGTACTTCGGTTGCGACATTGGCTTCTCATCTTATTAGGCATTGTTGGATTATCCGCAAACTTTTTCTTATACAATGTTGCATTACAATATATTCCCCCAACCACTAGCCAAGTTTTTAGCCCACTCAGCTCATTTGGTATGTTATTAGTGGGGGTATTGTTATTTAAAGAAACCTTTGCAGTTTATCAAAAAGTCGGTTTAGGTTTACTCATTCTTGGCTTGATCCTCTTTTTTAATCAGCGCGTGGAAGACTTTTTACAGTTTGGCACTTATGTAAAAGGGATTATTATTTGTATTAGTGCAAGTTTAGTTTGGGTCGTCTATGGGAGTGCACAAAAACTGATGTTGCATCGTTTGACAGCACAGCAAGTATTATTGCCCATTTATATAGGATGTACGATACTTTTTCTGCCTACGGCAACCATTTCACAAGTGACGCATTTGAATGCGATGCAAATAGGCTGCTTGATTTATTGTTGTTTGAATACATTAATTGCTTACGGTGCTTATGCGGAAGCGCTGAATCATTGGGATGTGACGAAAGTGAGCGCGATTGTGACACAAATTCCCATATTGACCTTGATTTTCTCGGAAGTATTACTGTTCATTGCACCTGATTATGTGATGACTGAGGAATTAAATTGGATAAGCTATATCGGTGTGTGCTTTGTCGTTTCAGGTGCATTATTTTCCGCCACAGGACATCGAATTTTAGTTAAAATCACAAATAGGAAACCATAAGATGAAGCAACAGCAACCTTTAATGGGATTTTTATTTGCCCTGATTACGGCAATGGCATGGGGTTCCTTGCCGATTGCACTACAGCGCGTCGTCGCGGTAATGAGCCCAGAAACAATCGTCTGGTACCGTTTTTTAGTGGCGGCAATTGGGTTATGGATCATTTTAGGCTGCAGTAAAAAATTACCTAAGATTTCACAGTTTTTACCACGTTATCGCCTTTTAGCGTTAATCGGGGTAGTGGGATTAGCAGCAAACTTTGTCTTGTTTAATACCTCATTAAAATATATTGAACCGTCATTTGCACAAATATTTAGCCAGCTTTCTTCGTTTACCATGATGATTTTTGGTGTGGTTTTCTTTAAAGAGAAATTACGTTTAAATCAGAAAATCGGGTTAGCGTTATTAGTAGTTGGGTTAATTTTATTTTTTAATGATCGTTTTGGTTTATTCTTGAGCGTGAATGCCTATTCAACGGGGATCTTTTTGGCTGCCTCTGCCGCGTTGATTTGGAGTATTTATGGTATTGCGCAAAAATTAATGTTACGTGAATTTAATTCGCAACAGATTTTATTTGTTATTTATATTGGCTGTGCTTTAGTTTTTACCCCCTTTGCAGAGGTTAAGCAAGTGAGCGCACTCAGTGGTTGGACACTATTTTGTTTTATTTATTGCTGTTTAAATACACTTGTGGGGTATGGGGCGTATGCAGAAGCACTCAATCGTTGGGATATTTCTAAAGTGAGTGTCGTGATTACGTTAATGCCACTTTTTACGATTTTATTTTCGTATTTATTATATTTGTTTTACCCACAATACTTTGCAGAACCAGATTTAAATTCAATCAGTTATATTGGTGCGCTGATAGTGGTTTTAGGGGCAATTACATCCGCTATTGGGCACAAATTTATTAAGCGTTAGGAGAAAGAATGAAATTTATTGATGAAGCACTAATTCGTGTTGAAGCGGGTGATGGTGGTAACGGCTGTGTGAGCTTCCGACGTGAAAAATATATCCCTAAAGGCGGACCAGATGGTGGCGATGGAGGGGATGGGGGTGACGTGTATTTAGTTGCCGATGAAAACCTCAATACCTTAATTGACTATCGCTTTGAAAAACGCTTTGCTGCGGGACGTGGCGAAAACGGACGCAGTGCTGGTTGTACTGGACACCGTGGCAATGATATTACTTTAAGAGTGCCTGTGGGTACTCGTGCGATTGATAACGATACGAAAGAAGTCTTAGGTGACTTAACCAAACATGGTGCCAAAATGCTTGTGGCGAAAGGCGGTTACCATGGCTTAGGCAACACACGTTTTAAATCCTCCGTTAACCGTGCACCTAGACAAAAAACCAATGGCACGCCCGGAGAAAAGCGTGATTTGCAATTAGAGTTAATGTTGTTAGCCGATGTCGGTATGCTAGGTTTACCGAATGCTGGTAAATCCACGTTTATTCGTGCGGTTTCAGCGGCGAAACCTAAAGTTGCGGATTATCCGTTTACCACTTTAGTACCGAGTTTAGGCGTCGTGCGTGTTGATGAAAACCACAGTTTTGTGGTGGCAGATATCCCGGGATTAATTGAGGGAGCGGCTGAAGGCGCTGGTTTAGGTGTGCGTTTCTTAAAACATTTAGAGCGCTGTCGCGTCTTAATTCATTTAGTTGATATTGCACCTATTGATGAGAGTGATCCTGCAGAGAATATCTCGATCATTGAATCAGAATTATTTCAATACAGTGAAGCCCTGGCGGATAAGCCACGCTGGTTAGTGTTTAATAAAATTGACACCATGAGTGATGAAGAGGCACACGAGCGTGCGCAAGCGATTACTGAACGCTTAGGCTGGGATGACGACTATTACCTCATTTCTGCAGTAACAGGCAAAAATGTACAGCCACTTTGTCGTGATATTATGGACTTTATTGAAGCAAATCCACGTCACGAAGTTGAGCAAACGGCGGACGAGGCAGAAGTGAAATTTAAATGGGATGATTACCACCAAGCTCAATTAGCGGATCATCAGTTCGAGGATGAAGACGAGGATTGGGATGATTGGTCAGAAGAAGACGAAGAAGGGGTAGAAACCATTTACAAGCCGTAAAGTTGACAATTGACAGGCTACTAAAAAAGTGCGGTATAAACGTTGAAAATTTATACCGCACTTTTTATTTAATTTGCCTTGTTTTTATTTTTTGCCATTCTCATCGCATTTCTTGACATTACTACATTTGCCATAAAGATACAGACTGTGTGTGGCTAATTCAATACCATGTTGTTTAGTAATTTCACGTTGACGTTTTTCAATAATGTCATCATTAAATTCAAACACTTTACCGCAGTCCACGCAAATAATGTGATCGTGGTGTTCAGTTGGGGCAAGTTCAAAGACGGATTTATTGCCTTCAAAATTATGACGAATCAAAATTTTTGCTTCATCAAATTGGTTTAATACACGGTAAACTGTGGCTAAACCAATTTCTTCGCCTCTTTCAAGGAGCATTTTATACACATCTTCTGCAGAGAAGTGTTCTTCTTGATGTTCTTGCATTAATGCCAAAATCGTTAAACGAGGTTCGGTGATTTTCAACCCCGCTTTTTTCAAAAGTTTGATATTTTCTTCAGACATAATAGCCCCTTAATTATTTTGCTATTAAGCAAGTTCTGCTAAACACATTTCGTCAAACACTTGCTTCACCCATTTTTCAACACGTTCAGCAGTTAATTCAGGTTGACGATCTTCATCAATACATAATCCTACAAAAGTATTTTCATCGACTAATGCTTGCGAAACTTCAAAGTGATAGCCTTCTGTTGGCCAGTGACCAACAATGATGGCGCCTTTAGGTTCAATAATGTTACGCACGGTTCCCATAGCATCACAGAAATATTCTGCGTAATCTTCTTGATCTCCACAGCCAAAAATAGCAACCAATTTATCGGTAAAATCAATTTCTTCTAAGGTTGGGAAAAAATCATCCCAGTCACATTGGGCTTCACCGTAATACCAGGTTGGAATCCCAATCATGAGAAAATCATAAGCTTCAATATCTTCTTTTGTACTTTTTGCAATATCGCGTACATCAACTAAGTCACTACCGAGTTGTTTTTGAATCATTTTGGCAATATTTTCGGTATTGCCTGTATCACTGCCATAAAATAAACCAACAACAGCCATTTTTGCTACCTATCTTCTTGAATATTAAAATAATCTTGTAAAATCGTTACAATCAATTCTGATCGACTAACATGCAAATTTGCCGCTAAATCTTCTAGTTGCTCAACTAAATCCGTGTGTAATTTAAGTTCGACCCGTTTTAACCCGATGGATTTATCCCGTTTTAACTGATTACGTTTATTGATACGAATTTGTTGTTCACGACTCAGTGGATTTGTTTTTGGGCGTCCAACTTTGCGAGTATTAGCAAACAGATCCAATGTAATACAATCTGCGTCTTGTTTTGCCATCTATCAAATCACTGAAAATCTGTGGCTAAGTGAGAATGATAAGCCACAACTAAATTAATGCTGAACTATAACACAATTTATGTGGGATTAAAACACGAATTTCTGCGCGCTTTGGCTATTTGTTTGATATTAAAAATCTTTCAATTGCGCGTATGACAAACTCAGGTTTTTCCGCGTGAACCCAGTGTCCACAACCATTTATAGTAAAGGCGGTGGCTTGTGGAAATTGCGCGAGAATAGGTTGTGTGTCTTCTGTTTTGATATAGTTTGATTGTCCGCCACGG
It contains:
- the ybfE gene encoding LexA regulated protein — protein: MAKQDADCITLDLFANTRKVGRPKTNPLSREQQIRINKRNQLKRDKSIGLKRVELKLHTDLVEQLEDLAANLHVSRSELIVTILQDYFNIQEDR
- a CDS encoding DMT family transporter, producing the protein MKQQPLLGFLFAFTAACMWGSLPIALQQLLNIMDAQTVVWFRFAVAAIGLFFILKLTKRLPHWTVLRLRHWLLILLGIVGLSANFFLYNVALQYIPPTTSQVFSPLSSFGMLLVGVLLFKETFAVYQKVGLGLLILGLILFFNQRVEDFLQFGTYVKGIIICISASLVWVVYGSAQKLMLHRLTAQQVLLPIYIGCTILFLPTATISQVTHLNAMQIGCLIYCCLNTLIAYGAYAEALNHWDVTKVSAIVTQIPILTLIFSEVLLFIAPDYVMTEELNWISYIGVCFVVSGALFSATGHRILVKITNRKP
- the fur gene encoding ferric iron uptake transcriptional regulator; translation: MSEENIKLLKKAGLKITEPRLTILALMQEHQEEHFSAEDVYKMLLERGEEIGLATVYRVLNQFDEAKILIRHNFEGNKSVFELAPTEHHDHIICVDCGKVFEFNDDIIEKRQREITKQHGIELATHSLYLYGKCSNVKKCDENGKK
- the rpmA gene encoding 50S ribosomal protein L27, which encodes MATKKAGGSTRNGRDSEAKRLGVKRFGGESVLAGSIIVRQRGTKFHAGSNVGMGRDHTLFATADGKVKFEVKGEKNRKYVSIIAE
- a CDS encoding DMT family transporter, which codes for MKQQQPLMGFLFALITAMAWGSLPIALQRVVAVMSPETIVWYRFLVAAIGLWIILGCSKKLPKISQFLPRYRLLALIGVVGLAANFVLFNTSLKYIEPSFAQIFSQLSSFTMMIFGVVFFKEKLRLNQKIGLALLVVGLILFFNDRFGLFLSVNAYSTGIFLAASAALIWSIYGIAQKLMLREFNSQQILFVIYIGCALVFTPFAEVKQVSALSGWTLFCFIYCCLNTLVGYGAYAEALNRWDISKVSVVITLMPLFTILFSYLLYLFYPQYFAEPDLNSISYIGALIVVLGAITSAIGHKFIKR
- the rplU gene encoding 50S ribosomal protein L21, with product MYAVFQSGGKQHRVSEGQVVRLEKLEVATGETVEFDSVLMIVNGEDVKIGAPVVAGGKVVAEVVAHGRGDKVKIVKFRRRKHSRKQQGHRQWFTEVKITGIQA
- the cgtA gene encoding Obg family GTPase CgtA; translation: MKFIDEALIRVEAGDGGNGCVSFRREKYIPKGGPDGGDGGDGGDVYLVADENLNTLIDYRFEKRFAAGRGENGRSAGCTGHRGNDITLRVPVGTRAIDNDTKEVLGDLTKHGAKMLVAKGGYHGLGNTRFKSSVNRAPRQKTNGTPGEKRDLQLELMLLADVGMLGLPNAGKSTFIRAVSAAKPKVADYPFTTLVPSLGVVRVDENHSFVVADIPGLIEGAAEGAGLGVRFLKHLERCRVLIHLVDIAPIDESDPAENISIIESELFQYSEALADKPRWLVFNKIDTMSDEEAHERAQAITERLGWDDDYYLISAVTGKNVQPLCRDIMDFIEANPRHEVEQTADEAEVKFKWDDYHQAQLADHQFEDEDEDWDDWSEEDEEGVETIYKP
- the fldA gene encoding flavodoxin FldA, with product MAVVGLFYGSDTGNTENIAKMIQKQLGSDLVDVRDIAKSTKEDIEAYDFLMIGIPTWYYGEAQCDWDDFFPTLEEIDFTDKLVAIFGCGDQEDYAEYFCDAMGTVRNIIEPKGAIIVGHWPTEGYHFEVSQALVDENTFVGLCIDEDRQPELTAERVEKWVKQVFDEMCLAELA